One genomic window of Clostridioides sp. ES-S-0054-01 includes the following:
- a CDS encoding EAL domain-containing protein, whose product MANDLGLEVICEGVENIEQAEFLMSINCYYAQDYLYAKPIPKDMFVQKVEKSKEI is encoded by the coding sequence ATGGCAAATGACTTGGGTCTAGAAGTAATTTGTGAAGGTGTTGAAAATATAGAACAGGCAGAATTTTTAATGAGTATTAATTGTTATTATGCACAAGATTATTTATATGCTAAACCTATTCCAAAGGATATGTTTGTTCAAAAAGTGGAAAAGTCTAAAGAGATATAG
- a CDS encoding ABC-F family ATP-binding cassette domain-containing protein, with protein MSLLKVTNLSQGFMDKSLYEKANFDLFKGEHIGIVGQNGVGKSTLIKILLGEVIPDEGEIKWQPNIKIGHLDQYAEINRDTTISLYLHTAFEELYKIEKEMNLLYQESAISGNEQQLIKAANYQEQLMANNFYSIDNEVNKIANGLGLDSIGMNRIVGELSGGQRAKVILAKLLLSNHEVLLLDEPTNFLDKEHVEWLASYLNTFSGAFIVVSHDFDFLEKISTGILDIEFGMIKKYHGKYSDFLKQKSHLREDYIRRFQAQQKKIEKEETFIRKNKAGVNSKIARGRQKQLDKIERIAPPSFTGKPSIKFSEIEISAQNALTITNLEVGYYYPLLPKLNFSVDGGQKVVITGFNGIGKSTLLKTLVKDIPCISGNFQFSEQVKVGYYEQDLKWDNPTRTPLQIVADKYPKLSTKEIRRSLARCGVKEEHVSRCVSTLSGGEQSKVKLCCMMLSPCNFLILDEPTNHFDAETKAALQNALQQFKGSILLVSHEEKFYKDWIDKVFNIEKQLM; from the coding sequence ATGAGTTTATTAAAAGTAACTAATTTATCACAAGGTTTTATGGATAAATCACTGTACGAAAAAGCTAACTTTGATTTATTCAAAGGTGAACATATTGGTATAGTTGGTCAAAATGGTGTAGGTAAAAGTACCTTAATTAAAATTTTATTAGGAGAAGTTATTCCAGATGAAGGTGAAATCAAGTGGCAACCTAATATCAAAATAGGTCACTTAGACCAGTATGCAGAAATTAATAGAGATACTACAATATCTCTCTATTTACACACTGCCTTTGAAGAGCTTTATAAAATAGAAAAGGAGATGAATTTGCTATATCAAGAAAGTGCCATATCTGGAAATGAACAGCAACTTATTAAGGCAGCAAATTATCAGGAACAATTAATGGCAAACAACTTCTATTCTATAGATAATGAAGTAAACAAAATAGCAAATGGTCTTGGATTAGATTCAATAGGAATGAATCGTATTGTTGGAGAACTTAGTGGTGGACAAAGAGCAAAAGTAATCTTGGCAAAGTTACTACTTTCTAATCATGAGGTTTTATTACTAGATGAGCCAACAAACTTTTTAGATAAAGAACATGTCGAATGGCTTGCAAGCTATTTAAATACGTTTAGTGGTGCATTTATTGTAGTTTCCCATGATTTTGATTTCCTAGAAAAAATCTCCACAGGTATTTTAGATATAGAGTTTGGAATGATTAAAAAATATCATGGAAAATACTCAGATTTCCTTAAACAAAAATCACACTTAAGAGAGGATTATATTAGAAGATTTCAAGCACAACAAAAGAAAATAGAAAAAGAAGAGACATTTATACGTAAAAACAAAGCTGGAGTAAATTCAAAAATTGCTAGAGGAAGACAAAAACAACTGGATAAAATAGAAAGAATAGCTCCCCCTAGCTTTACAGGAAAACCGTCTATCAAATTCTCAGAAATTGAAATATCTGCTCAAAACGCACTTACAATAACTAATCTTGAGGTCGGTTACTATTATCCTTTACTTCCAAAATTAAATTTTTCTGTTGATGGAGGTCAAAAGGTGGTTATAACTGGATTTAATGGTATCGGTAAGTCCACTTTGTTAAAGACATTAGTTAAAGATATCCCTTGTATTTCTGGAAATTTTCAGTTCTCAGAGCAAGTGAAAGTTGGTTATTATGAACAGGATTTAAAATGGGATAATCCTACTAGAACACCACTTCAAATAGTAGCAGATAAATATCCAAAGTTAAGTACAAAAGAGATTAGACGTTCCTTAGCAAGATGTGGTGTAAAGGAAGAACATGTTTCAAGATGTGTATCCACTCTAAGTGGTGGCGAACAGTCTAAGGTTAAATTATGTTGTATGATGTTATCTCCCTGTAATTTCTTGATTTTAGATGAGCCGACTAACCACTTTGATGCAGAAACAAAAGCGGCTTTACAAAATGCTTTACAACAATTTAAAGGAAGCATCCTCCTAGTTTCTCATGAAGAAAAATTTTACAAAGATTGGATTGACAAAGTATTTAATATAGAAAAACAATTGATGTAA
- a CDS encoding MATE family efflux transporter encodes MSDISYSKNQKQDNVNVQDNLLAQRFNMFSLLKFAFPTIFMMIFMGLYTIVDTIFVSRFVNTNALSAINIVCPIINIIVGLGTMLATGGSAIVARKMGNGDIDEAKKAFTLIVLSGVVLGMIITGIGIIFMDYIIIWLGASEILIKYCRSYLFIILVFAFANILQVLFQSLFVTAGKPQLGLWLVIGAGCTNIILDYVFIVLLQMGIGGAALATGIGYLIPTIAGIVFFSRNKGVLRFCIPKLDKKVLFETCFNGSSEMVSQLSTAVTTFLFNIIMMELIGEDGVAAITIIIYSQFLLTSLYIGFSMGVAPIISYNYGSKDNIQLKYIFKTCILFISVASLLVFVFSILCSPTIVDIFSQKGSDVYEITSSGFYIFSFSFIFCGFNIFASSMFTALSNGKISAVLSFLRTFGFITIGLLILPKVLDIDGIWLVVPIAEFLTLFLTVVFIYKYKNKYNYI; translated from the coding sequence ATGAGTGATATATCCTATTCAAAAAATCAAAAGCAAGATAATGTTAATGTGCAAGATAATTTGCTTGCACAAAGATTTAATATGTTTTCTCTATTAAAATTTGCATTTCCTACTATTTTTATGATGATTTTTATGGGGTTATATACAATTGTTGATACTATATTCGTTTCAAGATTTGTTAATACAAATGCATTATCAGCAATTAATATTGTATGCCCTATTATTAATATTATCGTTGGGCTTGGAACTATGCTTGCTACTGGTGGAAGTGCTATAGTAGCCCGTAAGATGGGTAATGGTGATATTGATGAAGCAAAGAAAGCTTTTACTTTAATTGTATTATCTGGAGTTGTACTTGGGATGATTATTACAGGTATTGGGATTATATTTATGGACTATATTATTATATGGCTAGGAGCAAGCGAGATTTTGATTAAATATTGTCGCTCATATCTTTTTATTATTTTAGTTTTTGCTTTTGCCAATATATTACAAGTATTATTTCAAAGTCTATTTGTAACAGCTGGAAAACCTCAACTTGGATTATGGTTAGTGATAGGTGCAGGATGTACTAATATAATTTTAGATTATGTTTTTATTGTTTTATTACAAATGGGTATTGGTGGAGCAGCACTTGCAACTGGTATAGGATATTTAATTCCTACTATTGCAGGTATAGTTTTCTTTTCAAGAAATAAGGGAGTACTTAGATTTTGTATACCTAAACTAGATAAAAAAGTATTATTTGAGACTTGTTTTAATGGTTCATCTGAAATGGTAAGTCAATTATCAACAGCGGTTACTACTTTTTTATTTAATATTATAATGATGGAGTTGATTGGTGAGGATGGAGTTGCTGCTATTACAATAATTATTTATTCTCAATTTCTTTTAACCTCACTTTATATAGGTTTTTCAATGGGAGTTGCTCCAATAATAAGTTATAATTATGGAAGTAAAGATAATATCCAGTTAAAATATATTTTTAAAACTTGTATATTATTTATCTCAGTGGCCTCATTACTGGTATTTGTGTTTTCTATACTATGTTCGCCAACTATTGTAGATATTTTTTCTCAAAAAGGAAGTGATGTCTATGAGATTACAAGTTCTGGATTTTATATATTTTCTTTTAGTTTCATTTTTTGTGGATTTAATATTTTTGCATCATCTATGTTTACAGCATTATCAAATGGAAAGATATCTGCAGTACTGTCTTTTTTGCGTACCTTTGGTTTTATAACTATAGGTTTGTTGATATTACCAAAAGTCTTAGATATAGATGGTATTTGGCTAGTAGTGCCAATTGCTGAGTTTTTAACTTTATTCTTAACAGTTGTTTTTATATATAAATATAAGAATAAGTATAACTACATATAA
- a CDS encoding ABC-2 family transporter protein, with product MKKNFKIIFMLLKMKLSKMMVFRFDFFGGFFVDSSLFILQLLMFNSIYSHVDSIGGWQRGEMLIFIGTFSLINAINMTIFCFGIYDIPRKIQEGELDYYITKPINPLFRLAFENISIGSSPLIFASILIVIYGISELNSDITFVIIIAYICMVLLMTLLFYDICIIFRTIPFFVISSTAIMRLEDNLIPMNMKIPGVIYEGVFKLLFYLILPYGIMSTIPTQILAGTLTIKGLVYSICIVFVFTVFMWKFWKLGMRHYKSASS from the coding sequence ATGAAAAAAAATTTCAAAATAATATTTATGTTATTGAAAATGAAGTTATCAAAAATGATGGTATTTAGATTTGATTTCTTTGGAGGATTTTTTGTAGATAGTTCCTTATTTATATTACAGTTATTAATGTTTAATAGTATTTATTCTCATGTAGACTCAATAGGAGGTTGGCAACGTGGGGAGATGTTAATATTTATAGGAACTTTTTCATTAATAAATGCAATAAACATGACAATTTTCTGTTTTGGAATTTATGATATTCCACGAAAGATTCAAGAAGGGGAATTAGATTATTATATTACAAAACCAATAAATCCATTATTTAGATTGGCATTTGAAAATATTAGTATTGGTTCATCTCCTTTAATTTTTGCAAGTATCCTTATAGTTATATATGGAATATCTGAACTAAATTCAGATATAACTTTTGTTATAATAATAGCATATATATGTATGGTTTTATTGATGACATTGCTTTTTTACGATATATGTATTATATTTCGAACAATTCCATTCTTTGTTATATCGTCAACTGCTATAATGAGATTAGAAGATAATTTAATACCAATGAACATGAAAATTCCTGGTGTAATATATGAAGGTGTCTTTAAACTATTATTCTACTTGATTTTGCCATATGGAATTATGTCAACAATCCCAACCCAAATCTTAGCTGGAACTCTAACAATAAAAGGATTAGTCTATTCAATTTGTATTGTATTCGTGTTTACGGTATTTATGTGGAAATTTTGGAAGTTAGGGATGAGACATTATAAAAGTGCAAGTAGTTAA
- a CDS encoding ABC-2 family transporter protein translates to MNNYNQVYSRQSLFYKFKQNIRKYYEIAKINFKLQLIWRFDVAVNMMFTIVKILFAYILWKSIFGENNLISGFTFNSMLSYYIISSFLSGIDMSRSTSEEICNRVKIGTFSKYMIIPIDIQNYFFSKNFGMTFFYLAFNMLSAFVWIFIFRIDFAFTSNPVQILISILMIVLGLIFMMQLHFFIGILSFKFIEISFFRMIVDNMTEFVTGTMIPLVLLPETVVTIMKLFPFYYTTYLPSMLLIGRNSNEAIQGLIIIALWVISFFIINKIIYKRMRVLFDGVGI, encoded by the coding sequence ATGAACAACTATAATCAAGTGTATTCAAGACAATCATTATTTTATAAGTTTAAGCAAAACATAAGAAAGTATTATGAAATAGCTAAAATCAATTTCAAATTACAACTTATTTGGAGGTTTGATGTAGCAGTTAACATGATGTTTACTATTGTAAAAATTTTATTTGCTTATATCTTATGGAAATCAATTTTTGGTGAAAATAACCTAATTTCGGGTTTTACATTTAATTCAATGCTATCTTATTATATAATAAGTTCATTTTTATCAGGTATTGATATGTCAAGAAGTACTAGTGAAGAGATATGTAATCGTGTAAAGATAGGTACATTTTCAAAATATATGATTATTCCAATTGATATTCAAAATTACTTTTTTTCTAAAAACTTTGGGATGACATTTTTTTATTTGGCATTTAACATGCTTTCTGCCTTTGTATGGATTTTTATATTTAGAATAGACTTTGCTTTTACGTCAAATCCAGTGCAGATATTAATTTCAATTTTGATGATTGTTTTAGGGCTTATTTTTATGATGCAGCTTCATTTTTTTATTGGAATATTATCATTTAAATTTATTGAGATTAGTTTCTTTAGAATGATAGTCGATAATATGACTGAATTTGTTACAGGAACAATGATACCACTTGTACTTTTGCCAGAAACTGTAGTGACGATTATGAAGTTATTTCCATTTTACTACACAACATATTTACCATCTATGCTACTTATAGGTAGAAATAGTAATGAGGCAATACAAGGATTAATTATTATAGCATTGTGGGTAATATCCTTTTTTATAATAAATAAAATCATCTATAAAAGGATGAGAGTACTATTTGATGGGGTGGGAATATGA
- a CDS encoding ATP-binding cassette domain-containing protein, translated as MSIIELNKLTKSYRRFEKEPGLMGSVKSLFKRQYTEKIAISSFDLKIEQGEFVGLIGQNGAGKTTLVKMLTGIIAPSSGKISVMGYYPNKLENNFKKQYAVVMGQKSQLFFELTPADTFLLFKELYDIPDDEYKKNLDYFIELFDVSDYLNVQVRTLSLGERMKMELIVALLHNPKILFLDEPTIGLDAVAQKQIRYFLKEVNETKGTTIMLTSHYMEDIKSLCSRSIVIENSHKIYDGFTEELFNHFQKYKKITVSLDSETKILFPENCKVIEQTNHKTSVIVPKEKGKETVKWFFDKYDVKDVIIEEENIGNIVERIYKEGSEEYYEQL; from the coding sequence ATGAGCATAATTGAACTTAATAAACTGACTAAATCTTATAGAAGATTTGAGAAAGAGCCAGGTCTTATGGGAAGTGTAAAGTCTTTATTTAAAAGACAATATACAGAAAAAATAGCTATATCATCATTTGATTTAAAAATAGAGCAAGGAGAATTTGTTGGATTAATAGGTCAGAATGGAGCTGGGAAAACGACCCTTGTCAAGATGTTAACTGGGATTATCGCCCCATCTTCTGGAAAGATTTCTGTTATGGGTTATTATCCTAATAAATTGGAAAATAACTTCAAAAAACAATATGCTGTTGTTATGGGGCAAAAAAGTCAGCTATTTTTTGAATTGACACCAGCAGATACATTTCTATTATTTAAAGAATTATATGATATACCTGATGATGAATATAAGAAAAACTTAGATTATTTTATTGAACTATTTGATGTATCTGATTATCTAAATGTTCAGGTCAGAACACTTTCTTTAGGAGAAAGAATGAAAATGGAACTTATTGTAGCACTTCTTCATAATCCCAAAATTTTGTTTCTAGATGAGCCAACAATAGGTCTAGATGCTGTGGCACAAAAGCAAATCAGGTATTTTTTGAAAGAAGTAAATGAAACGAAAGGAACTACAATCATGCTTACATCTCATTATATGGAGGATATTAAGAGTCTTTGTAGTAGAAGTATTGTCATAGAAAATAGTCATAAAATATATGATGGGTTTACAGAAGAACTATTTAATCATTTTCAAAAATATAAGAAAATAACAGTTAGTCTTGATAGTGAAACTAAGATTTTATTTCCAGAAAATTGTAAGGTTATTGAACAAACAAATCATAAAACATCAGTAATTGTACCAAAAGAAAAGGGAAAGGAAACTGTTAAATGGTTTTTTGATAAGTATGATGTTAAGGATGTAATAATTGAAGAAGAAAATATAGGAAATATTGTTGAGAGAATATATAAAGAAGGAAGTGAAGAGTATTATGAACAACTATAA
- the rlmD gene encoding 23S rRNA (uracil(1939)-C(5))-methyltransferase RlmD — protein MLSKNEVYIVDIVDIGQGGVGVGKYNGITVFVEGGLIQDKVKVRINKVKKNYAVGDIVEIIEKSPFRVKRVCSDNLRDCGGCQIQDLDYNKQLEMKTNEVKQVLTRIGKLEDVEVHDTIGMENPYRYRNKAQFPIQKNDGVPIIGFYKKKTHDVISTEKCVIQHEINDKIVKIIKTYIRAYKVSIYDEKTHTGLIRHLVTKIGFTTKEVMVVLVANGNKLPYLKELASVLKENIPGFKTLVINVNQKDTNAVLGRENIVIYGDGKINDYIGDLVFEISPLSFFQVNPVQTKVLYDKALEYANLKDTDTVFDIYCGIGTISLFLAQKAKKVYGIEIIEDAIEDAKINAKLNNIHNAEFYVGKAEEVVPKMYSEGKTANVVVVDPPRKGCDEKVLETIVSMNPERIVYVSCNPSTLARDLDYLNIHGFKCVEVQPVDMFPHSTHVETVAKVIKQ, from the coding sequence ATGCTTTCGAAAAACGAGGTGTATATTGTAGATATAGTAGACATTGGACAAGGCGGAGTAGGAGTAGGAAAGTACAATGGTATTACAGTTTTTGTAGAGGGCGGATTGATACAGGATAAAGTTAAAGTTAGGATTAATAAAGTAAAGAAAAATTATGCTGTAGGAGATATTGTTGAGATAATAGAAAAGTCTCCATTCAGAGTGAAAAGAGTGTGTAGTGATAATCTTAGGGATTGTGGAGGGTGTCAGATACAAGATTTGGATTATAATAAGCAACTTGAAATGAAAACGAATGAAGTTAAGCAAGTACTTACAAGAATAGGTAAGTTAGAGGATGTAGAAGTTCATGACACTATAGGAATGGAGAATCCATATAGATATAGAAATAAAGCACAATTTCCAATACAAAAGAATGATGGTGTTCCAATTATTGGTTTTTATAAAAAGAAGACTCATGATGTAATATCAACAGAAAAATGTGTAATACAGCATGAGATAAATGATAAAATTGTTAAGATAATAAAAACATATATAAGAGCCTATAAAGTAAGTATATATGATGAAAAAACTCATACAGGGTTGATTAGACATTTGGTAACAAAAATAGGTTTTACGACTAAAGAAGTAATGGTTGTATTAGTAGCTAATGGAAACAAACTTCCATATCTTAAAGAATTAGCTTCAGTGCTTAAGGAAAATATACCTGGATTTAAGACTTTAGTTATAAATGTAAATCAAAAAGATACGAATGCTGTTCTAGGAAGAGAAAATATAGTTATATATGGAGATGGTAAAATAAATGATTATATAGGTGACTTAGTATTTGAGATTTCGCCATTGTCATTTTTCCAAGTAAATCCTGTCCAAACTAAAGTATTATATGATAAAGCTCTTGAATATGCAAATCTAAAGGATACTGATACTGTTTTTGATATTTACTGTGGCATAGGTACAATATCTTTGTTTTTGGCACAAAAGGCTAAAAAGGTTTATGGAATAGAAATTATAGAGGATGCTATAGAAGATGCTAAGATAAATGCTAAATTAAACAATATACATAATGCTGAATTCTATGTTGGAAAAGCAGAAGAAGTTGTCCCTAAGATGTATAGTGAGGGTAAGACTGCCAATGTAGTAGTTGTAGACCCACCTAGAAAGGGCTGTGACGAAAAGGTATTAGAAACTATTGTTTCAATGAATCCAGAAAGAATCGTTTATGTTTCTTGTAATCCTTCTACTTTAGCAAGGGATTTAGATTATCTAAATATACACGGATTTAAATGTGTTGAAGTACAGCCTGTAGATATGTTTCCTCATTCTACACATGTGGAAACTGTAGCTAAGGTAATCAAGCAATAG
- the pyk gene encoding pyruvate kinase → MLNNVKKTKIVCTLGPASQSEEVLTQLMQNGLNVCRFNFSHGSHEEHKERIDMAKKVREKLNKPVAILLDTKGPEIRTGNFEDPEVFLEEGQKFTITMKDIMGTKEMCTVSYKGLAEDVKAGDSILIDDGLVGLRVKEINGEDIVCIVENSGIVKNHKGVNVPGVKINLPAITPKDISDIEFGISQGIDYIAASFVRKASDVLAIREVLENNNATDIQIISKIENQEGVENLDEILKVSDGIMVARGDLGVEIPTEEMPIVQKMMIKKCNELAKPVVTATQMLDSMIRNPRPTRAEVTDVANAIYDGTDAIMLSGETAAGKYPVEAVKMMATIAKRTEETLDYDRLLKENGTNNVTVTDAISHATCTTAVDLNASAIITSTSSGYTARMVSKFRPKSPIIATTNNEKTMNKLALTWGVYPVKSSVAGNTDEVIEKAIEAVRQADYIDNGELVVITAGVPVGVSGTTNLIKVHVISEEIVQGIGVGTQTVEGKVRVIKNGDTCIDFNEGDILVSTATDAEMNNYIEKAGAVVTENGGMTSHTAIVGINLDIPVIVSATDITNLVKDGEVVTVDASRGVVYRGSTRVL, encoded by the coding sequence ATGTTAAATAATGTAAAGAAGACAAAAATTGTTTGTACACTAGGTCCAGCATCACAAAGCGAGGAAGTTTTAACTCAACTTATGCAAAACGGTCTAAACGTGTGTAGATTTAACTTTTCTCATGGTTCGCATGAAGAACATAAGGAAAGAATAGATATGGCAAAGAAAGTTAGAGAAAAATTAAATAAGCCAGTTGCTATATTATTAGACACTAAAGGGCCGGAAATTAGAACCGGTAACTTTGAAGACCCAGAGGTATTTTTAGAAGAAGGACAAAAGTTCACTATAACTATGAAAGATATTATGGGGACTAAAGAAATGTGTACGGTAAGCTATAAAGGTCTTGCTGAAGACGTTAAAGCAGGAGATTCTATACTAATAGATGATGGTTTAGTTGGTTTAAGAGTAAAAGAAATAAATGGAGAAGACATAGTTTGTATTGTTGAAAACTCAGGAATAGTTAAAAATCATAAAGGAGTAAATGTACCTGGTGTTAAGATAAATTTACCAGCGATAACTCCTAAAGATATAAGCGATATAGAATTTGGAATAAGTCAAGGAATAGATTATATAGCTGCTTCTTTTGTAAGAAAGGCATCTGATGTATTAGCAATAAGAGAAGTATTAGAGAACAATAATGCAACTGATATACAAATAATATCTAAAATAGAAAACCAAGAGGGCGTAGAGAACCTAGACGAAATACTAAAAGTTTCTGATGGTATAATGGTAGCTAGAGGTGACTTAGGTGTTGAGATACCAACTGAAGAGATGCCAATAGTTCAAAAAATGATGATAAAAAAATGTAATGAATTAGCAAAGCCAGTTGTAACTGCTACACAAATGCTTGACTCTATGATAAGAAACCCAAGACCAACAAGGGCAGAAGTTACAGACGTTGCTAATGCTATTTATGATGGAACAGATGCGATAATGTTATCTGGAGAAACTGCTGCTGGAAAATATCCTGTAGAAGCAGTAAAAATGATGGCTACAATAGCAAAAAGAACAGAAGAGACTTTAGATTATGATAGATTATTAAAGGAAAATGGTACTAACAATGTTACTGTAACAGATGCAATAAGCCATGCAACTTGTACAACAGCAGTAGATTTAAATGCATCAGCTATAATAACATCTACTTCTTCAGGATACACTGCTAGAATGGTATCTAAGTTTAGACCAAAATCTCCGATAATAGCTACTACAAATAATGAAAAAACTATGAATAAATTAGCTCTTACATGGGGAGTTTATCCAGTTAAATCTTCTGTTGCGGGAAATACAGATGAAGTTATAGAAAAAGCAATTGAGGCAGTTAGACAAGCTGATTATATAGATAATGGAGAATTAGTAGTTATAACTGCTGGAGTACCAGTAGGAGTAAGTGGAACTACTAACTTAATAAAGGTTCATGTAATAAGTGAAGAAATAGTGCAAGGTATAGGTGTAGGTACTCAAACAGTAGAAGGGAAAGTTCGTGTAATAAAGAATGGAGATACTTGTATAGACTTCAATGAAGGAGACATACTTGTTTCTACTGCTACTGATGCCGAGATGAACAATTATATAGAGAAAGCAGGAGCTGTAGTAACTGAGAATGGTGGAATGACATCACATACAGCTATTGTAGGTATAAATTTAGATATACCAGTTATTGTGTCTGCAACTGATATAACAAATCTAGTAAAAGATGGAGAAGTTGTCACTGTGGATGCATCAAGAGGTGTGGTATATAGAGGTTCAACTAGAGTTTTATAA
- the pfkA gene encoding 6-phosphofructokinase — MKTIGLLTSGGDAPGMNAAIRAVVRSAIYYGCKVYGINRGYKGLLEEDLTEMNLSSVGDIIHRGGTILKSSRCEEFKTEEGRLKAVKILKKYKIDCLVVIGGDGSFVGAQKLSDLGFPAIGIPGTIDNDLAYTDYTIGFDTAMNTIIDAIGKIRDTSSSHERVNIVEVMGRHCGDLALYAGLAGGAETIIVPEVEITVDEVALRLKTTQKRGKRHSIIVLAEGVGSASDLEKELKKESGADLRVTVLGHVQRGGSPTVSDRILASRLGVRAVELLLDGKSARVVGIKENKIIDLEISEALAQKKVFDKEAYEMAKILSI; from the coding sequence ATGAAAACTATAGGATTACTAACAAGTGGAGGAGATGCTCCAGGAATGAATGCTGCGATTAGAGCGGTTGTAAGATCAGCAATATATTATGGATGCAAAGTATATGGAATCAATAGAGGATATAAGGGGTTACTAGAAGAAGATTTAACTGAAATGAACTTATCTTCTGTTGGGGATATTATACACAGGGGAGGAACTATATTAAAATCTTCTAGATGTGAAGAATTTAAAACAGAAGAAGGACGATTAAAAGCAGTAAAAATTCTTAAAAAGTATAAAATCGATTGCTTAGTTGTAATTGGTGGAGATGGTTCATTTGTAGGAGCTCAAAAACTTAGTGACTTAGGATTCCCAGCCATAGGTATACCAGGAACTATAGATAACGATTTAGCATATACAGATTATACTATAGGATTTGATACTGCAATGAATACTATTATAGACGCAATAGGTAAGATAAGAGATACATCATCATCTCATGAAAGAGTTAATATAGTGGAAGTTATGGGAAGACATTGTGGAGATTTGGCTTTATATGCAGGTCTTGCAGGAGGAGCGGAAACTATAATAGTACCAGAAGTAGAAATTACGGTAGATGAAGTTGCTCTAAGATTAAAGACTACTCAAAAAAGAGGTAAGAGACATAGTATAATCGTTTTAGCAGAAGGAGTTGGAAGTGCTAGTGATTTAGAAAAGGAACTTAAAAAAGAGTCAGGAGCAGATTTAAGAGTAACTGTATTGGGTCATGTCCAAAGAGGAGGAAGCCCAACTGTATCTGATAGAATACTAGCAAGTAGACTTGGCGTAAGAGCAGTAGAATTATTACTAGATGGAAAATCAGCTAGAGTTGTAGGAATAAAAGAAAATAAAATAATTGACTTAGAAATAAGTGAGGCTTTAGCTCAAAAGAAAGTATTTGATAAAGAAGCTTATGAGATGGCAAAAATATTATCTATATAA